From a region of the Campylobacter sp. genome:
- the kdsB gene encoding 3-deoxy-manno-octulosonate cytidylyltransferase, with protein sequence MIVIPARLASTRFKNKILCEFDGVPMFIKTAQNAAKADRVLIAVDEPQILKIAQDYGFDAVLTAREHQSGTDRIAEAVANAALAENEIIINIQADEPFFESENLIKFKDFAHAMITQKGAFMASCYKYISQQAAADPNLVKLVLDNAGFAIYFSRSLIPYPRAACECYLGHIGIYAYSVRNLKQFCALPASALEDTEKLEQLRAISAGEKIAMLGIETESIGIDTPADYERALKEFGNGI encoded by the coding sequence ATGATAGTAATCCCCGCGCGCCTTGCTTCGACGCGCTTTAAAAATAAAATTTTATGTGAGTTTGATGGCGTTCCGATGTTTATCAAAACGGCTCAAAATGCCGCCAAGGCAGACCGCGTGCTAATCGCCGTGGATGAGCCGCAAATTTTGAAGATCGCGCAAGATTACGGCTTTGACGCCGTTCTCACCGCGCGCGAACATCAAAGCGGTACCGATCGGATCGCTGAAGCGGTCGCAAACGCAGCGCTTGCGGAGAACGAGATCATCATCAATATCCAAGCCGACGAGCCCTTTTTCGAGAGTGAAAATTTGATTAAATTTAAAGATTTCGCCCACGCCATGATCACGCAAAAGGGCGCATTTATGGCGAGCTGCTACAAATACATAAGCCAGCAAGCGGCGGCGGATCCGAATTTAGTCAAGCTAGTACTTGATAACGCTGGCTTTGCGATCTATTTTTCGCGCTCGCTCATCCCCTACCCGCGCGCGGCATGCGAATGCTACCTCGGACACATCGGTATCTACGCATACAGCGTGCGAAATTTAAAGCAGTTTTGCGCCCTGCCCGCCTCAGCGCTGGAAGATACCGAAAAACTCGAGCAGCTTCGCGCCATAAGCGCCGGTGAGAAGATCGCGATGTTAGGTATCGAAACCGAAAGCATCGGCATCGACACGCCGGCTGATTACGAGCGCGCGCTAAAGGAGTTCGGCAATGGAATTTAA
- the thrC gene encoding threonine synthase, protein MKLVSTRDFSQKADLSYALLNPSASGGGLFSPEKLPLLSEDFFKQCEDLSYKQIALKIIESFDFDVSSEVFESALKRYDKFENPACPVQIKKLSENAYILELYHGPTLAFKDMALQPFGALLKSIAKSRGEKFLIMCATSGDTGPATLEAFADDENIKAVCLYPQGGTSEIQRQQMVKQSAANLKIVGVRGNFDDTQRALKSLLADEDFKNELARANLNLSAANSVNFGRILFQIIYYLYASIYFSKHGVLSSEQNLKQSDQCTACGKNLNASGSKNFGAAAGANSAQNAKQSAKFNTFDVIVPSGNFGNALGAYFAKKMGAKIGKIKIASNANNILTELFTRGIYDLRKRELIRTISPAMDILISSNVERLLSDLFGDARTSELMQSLARDKFYQLSASELAKLREIFEADFCDDAQCAKFIKQESEHGVLIDPHTATCFKLLDESRLNLIISTAKWIKFTPSMIGAIKGRACEDERADMIALSKEFHSDIPPQISRLFSAPQVHSSVVEQSEIKDAIIEWIKK, encoded by the coding sequence ATGAAACTGGTTTCTACGAGAGATTTTTCGCAAAAAGCGGATCTTAGCTACGCGCTGCTAAATCCGAGCGCGAGCGGCGGCGGGCTTTTCAGCCCCGAGAAGCTGCCGCTTTTGAGCGAGGATTTTTTTAAGCAGTGCGAGGATCTGAGCTACAAACAGATCGCGCTTAAAATCATTGAAAGCTTCGATTTTGACGTAAGCAGCGAGGTCTTTGAGAGCGCGCTAAAGCGCTACGATAAATTTGAAAATCCCGCCTGCCCCGTCCAGATCAAAAAACTAAGCGAAAACGCCTATATTTTGGAGCTTTACCACGGCCCGACGCTCGCGTTTAAGGATATGGCGCTACAGCCCTTCGGCGCGCTTTTAAAAAGCATCGCAAAATCCAGAGGCGAGAAATTCTTAATAATGTGCGCCACGAGCGGCGACACGGGGCCTGCGACGCTGGAGGCTTTTGCGGACGATGAAAACATCAAAGCGGTCTGCCTCTATCCGCAGGGCGGCACGAGCGAGATACAGCGCCAGCAGATGGTTAAACAAAGCGCGGCAAATCTTAAAATTGTAGGCGTGCGCGGCAACTTCGACGATACGCAACGCGCTCTAAAATCGCTGCTAGCTGACGAGGATTTCAAAAACGAGCTCGCGCGGGCAAATTTAAATCTAAGCGCCGCAAACTCGGTAAATTTCGGCAGAATTTTATTTCAGATCATCTATTACCTCTACGCTAGTATCTATTTCTCAAAGCACGGCGTATTGAGCTCCGAGCAAAATTTAAAGCAAAGCGATCAGTGCACGGCGTGCGGTAAAAATTTAAACGCTTCGGGCAGCAAAAATTTTGGCGCGGCGGCGGGCGCAAACAGCGCGCAGAACGCAAAACAGAGCGCTAAATTTAACACCTTCGACGTCATAGTGCCAAGCGGAAATTTCGGCAACGCGCTAGGAGCGTATTTCGCCAAAAAGATGGGCGCAAAGATCGGCAAAATCAAGATCGCTTCAAACGCGAACAATATCCTAACCGAGCTTTTTACGCGCGGCATCTACGATCTACGAAAACGCGAGCTCATCCGCACGATCAGCCCTGCGATGGATATTTTGATTAGCTCCAACGTCGAGCGGCTGCTTAGCGATCTATTCGGCGATGCGCGCACAAGCGAGCTGATGCAAAGCCTGGCGCGAGATAAATTTTATCAACTTAGCGCGAGCGAGCTTGCGAAGCTGCGCGAGATCTTTGAAGCGGATTTTTGCGACGATGCGCAGTGCGCTAAGTTTATCAAGCAAGAAAGTGAGCACGGCGTGCTGATCGACCCGCACACGGCGACCTGCTTTAAGCTGCTTGACGAAAGCCGCCTAAATCTCATCATCTCGACTGCGAAGTGGATTAAATTTACGCCGTCGATGATCGGCGCGATCAAAGGCAGGGCTTGCGAGGACGAGCGAGCCGATATGATCGCACTTTCGAAGGAATTTCACAGCGACATTCCGCCGCAGATCTCGCGCCTTTTTAGCGCGCCGCAGGTACACTCCAGCGTCGTGGAGCAAAGCGAGATCAAAGACGCCATAATAGAGTGGATAAAAAAATGA
- the argB gene encoding acetylglutamate kinase, whose translation MIKKSKTAEVIISALPYIRKFRDKIFVVKYGGAAQTDDALKLDFARDIVLLHMVGIKIIVVHGGGKKINQILDKIGVQSEFKDGLRITNKDAIEITEMVLSGAVNKEITALLNQNGAPAIGISGKDGGLLKAKFLDEKKYGFVGEITEVNTKLINDLLQKDYLPVIAPLAGGETDENVSFNINADLCASRIAAALKASKAIFLSDIDGVLDKEGNLISKLDAALISKLKKDGTIAGGMIPKVDACLQCVRNGANAAHIINGKIPHSILLELFTDGGIGSLIKEEI comes from the coding sequence ATGATAAAAAAGAGCAAAACCGCCGAAGTAATCATCTCCGCGCTGCCCTATATCCGTAAATTTAGAGATAAAATTTTCGTCGTCAAATACGGCGGCGCGGCGCAAACCGACGATGCGCTCAAGCTTGATTTTGCCCGCGATATCGTGCTTTTGCATATGGTCGGCATCAAGATCATCGTCGTGCACGGCGGCGGCAAAAAGATCAATCAGATCCTGGATAAGATCGGCGTGCAGAGCGAGTTTAAGGACGGGCTTCGCATAACGAATAAAGACGCGATCGAAATTACCGAGATGGTGCTAAGCGGCGCGGTAAATAAAGAGATCACGGCGCTTTTGAACCAAAACGGCGCGCCCGCAATCGGCATCAGCGGCAAGGACGGCGGGCTCTTGAAGGCAAAATTCCTCGATGAGAAAAAATACGGCTTCGTAGGCGAGATCACCGAGGTAAACACCAAGCTGATAAACGACCTGCTGCAAAAGGACTATCTGCCGGTGATCGCCCCGCTTGCGGGCGGCGAGACGGACGAAAACGTGAGCTTTAATATCAACGCCGATCTCTGCGCCAGCAGGATCGCAGCCGCGCTAAAAGCGAGCAAGGCGATATTTTTAAGCGACATTGACGGAGTGCTCGATAAAGAGGGAAATTTAATCAGCAAGCTCGATGCCGCGCTAATTTCGAAGCTTAAAAAGGACGGCACGATCGCAGGCGGCATGATCCCCAAAGTCGATGCGTGTCTGCAATGCGTGCGAAACGGCGCAAATGCCGCGCATATCATCAACGGCAAAATTCCGCACTCGATCCTGCTTGAGCTTTTCACGGACGGCGGCATAGGAAGTTTAATAAAGGAAGAAATTTAG
- a CDS encoding tetraacyldisaccharide 4'-kinase: MFKLLIERNLYDPSPAWFALGVILAPLSLLYTLIVCLKRLFAKPQKFKIPIISVGNLTLGGSGKTPLVRALFKEFNGEFKTCIILRGYGRKSRGLLEVALGGRILCDVRQSGDEAMEYALFLRGANVIVSEDRAAGILRAQTLGFELVILDDGFSKFNISKFDILLRPQSAPKLPFCLPFAAYRYPPFFYKFADFIPSPSDILQELKIISAADLQEGLNGADEISNLADENSNSTADEISDLNLNRATDEISNLNPAAADKILNSKEAGFERSRTILISAIAKPWRLQEFLPLAKAHAFFPDHYDFKKEHILELLRREDAEHILCTAKDYVKLRDLGAEISVILLNLKLSENFIREIQNYINQAMIK; encoded by the coding sequence GTGTTTAAACTCCTAATCGAGCGAAACCTATACGACCCGAGCCCCGCGTGGTTTGCGCTAGGAGTGATTTTAGCGCCGTTATCGCTACTTTATACGCTGATCGTATGCCTAAAAAGGCTCTTTGCTAAGCCGCAAAAATTTAAAATTCCAATAATCAGCGTCGGAAATTTAACCCTCGGCGGAAGCGGCAAAACCCCGCTAGTGCGGGCGCTTTTTAAAGAATTTAACGGGGAGTTCAAAACCTGCATCATCCTTCGCGGATACGGACGCAAAAGTAGAGGCTTGCTCGAAGTAGCGCTCGGCGGGCGGATACTTTGCGACGTGCGGCAAAGCGGAGATGAGGCGATGGAGTACGCGCTGTTTTTGCGCGGCGCAAACGTAATCGTTAGCGAAGATCGCGCCGCAGGGATTTTGCGCGCGCAAACTCTCGGCTTTGAGCTCGTGATCTTGGACGACGGATTTTCTAAATTTAATATCTCTAAATTTGATATCTTGCTACGCCCGCAAAGCGCGCCGAAGCTGCCCTTTTGCCTGCCGTTCGCCGCGTATCGCTACCCGCCGTTTTTTTATAAATTTGCGGATTTCATACCCTCTCCGAGCGACATTTTGCAGGAGCTTAAAATCATTTCGGCGGCGGATCTGCAAGAGGGGCTAAACGGCGCGGATGAAATTTCAAATCTTGCGGATGAAAATTCAAATTCCACCGCGGATGAAATTTCGGATTTAAATTTAAATCGCGCCACAGATGAAATTTCAAATTTAAACCCCGCCGCCGCGGATAAAATTTTAAATTCCAAAGAGGCGGGTTTTGAGAGATCCCGCACGATCTTAATCAGCGCCATCGCCAAGCCTTGGCGCTTGCAAGAGTTTTTACCGCTCGCAAAAGCCCACGCGTTTTTCCCCGATCATTACGATTTCAAAAAAGAGCATATTTTAGAGCTGCTAAGGCGCGAGGACGCGGAGCATATCCTATGCACGGCAAAAGATTACGTGAAATTGAGGGATTTGGGCGCGGAAATTTCGGTGATTTTGCTAAATTTGAAGCTAAGCGAAAACTTTATCCGCGAAATTCAAAACTACATAAACCAAGCTATGATAAAATAA
- a CDS encoding DegT/DnrJ/EryC1/StrS aminotransferase family protein: protein MKEIPFYKAQIDKKEEDLIKSALYNSDIRYSEIFEEDICKYFGVKHAVSTTSGTTALHLALCAMDIKRGDKILCSVNSFPNVAEVIRHFDAEPVFVDIDPISFNITSESLARTIDQNRHKKLKCAFISHIAGLAADIDAISEVAKSENIILIDDACRAMGATYKGAKIGALKSSLISCFQINPQAQDAISTAGFFVTNDDEIASAAQILRNGGIVGDAFYKDGNMSFTYDVDRIGQKYDLNAINSAYAIAQFEKTDAFIKRRKQIAAAYREQLANCPHVTLPSDSEEHIYTQFIVKIDKNRDDFAKALISRGVSVSLHYVPVHLLSYYKSKYNYKVNDFPNALKNYQQILSLPIYTALSDDDVSYICEQIKEIAQNRV, encoded by the coding sequence ATGAAAGAGATACCGTTTTATAAGGCTCAAATCGATAAAAAAGAGGAAGACTTAATTAAAAGCGCCCTTTATAACAGCGATATAAGATATAGCGAAATTTTTGAAGAGGACATTTGTAAATATTTCGGTGTAAAGCACGCCGTATCGACTACGAGCGGCACGACGGCGCTGCATCTGGCGCTTTGTGCGATGGATATTAAGCGCGGAGATAAAATTTTATGCTCCGTAAATTCCTTCCCTAACGTTGCCGAAGTTATCCGCCACTTCGACGCAGAGCCCGTTTTCGTAGATATCGATCCGATAAGCTTTAACATTACGAGCGAAAGCCTTGCTCGCACGATAGATCAGAACCGCCACAAAAAGCTAAAATGCGCTTTCATCTCGCACATCGCAGGGCTTGCTGCGGATATAGACGCCATCAGCGAGGTCGCCAAAAGCGAAAATATCATCCTTATAGACGATGCGTGCCGCGCTATGGGCGCTACCTATAAGGGCGCAAAAATCGGAGCGCTTAAAAGCTCGCTCATATCGTGCTTTCAGATCAATCCTCAAGCGCAAGACGCAATCTCTACGGCGGGTTTTTTCGTTACGAACGACGATGAGATCGCAAGCGCCGCGCAAATTTTAAGAAACGGCGGCATCGTGGGAGACGCCTTTTACAAAGACGGCAATATGTCCTTTACCTACGACGTCGATCGCATCGGTCAAAAATACGATCTTAACGCCATAAATTCCGCCTACGCCATCGCTCAGTTTGAGAAAACCGACGCCTTTATAAAGCGCCGCAAGCAGATCGCCGCAGCCTACCGCGAGCAGCTCGCAAACTGCCCGCACGTGACGCTTCCAAGCGACAGCGAGGAGCATATCTATACTCAATTCATCGTAAAGATCGACAAAAACCGCGACGATTTCGCCAAGGCGCTGATCTCGCGCGGAGTGAGCGTTTCGCTGCACTATGTGCCGGTGCATCTGCTAAGCTACTACAAAAGCAAATATAATTACAAGGTCAATGATTTCCCGAATGCGCTTAAAAACTATCAGCAAATTTTATCCCTGCCGATCTATACGGCGCTTAGCGACGACGATGTGAGCTACATTTGCGAGCAGATCAAAGAGATAGCGCAAAATCGTGTTTAA
- the nadE gene encoding NAD(+) synthase, whose amino-acid sequence MFLDDLLPQLTDFLSERLDETGADAFVVGISGGLDSAVVSALCALTEIPTYGLILPSAGSNLENMADGIFHCESFNIPYEIQEIASFVENFTALNPGANPLRIGNFAARIRMSLLYDYSAQKRGVVVGTSNLSERMLGYGTIYGDLACAFNPIGEILKTDLFKFAKILCIDDAIIKKAPSADLWENQSDERELGYSYEILDSVLRDIFSRPNLRAKFRSGEQICADDLKYLKNSRHNQELVKFIVRRILKNNFKLRAPAVARIEPAH is encoded by the coding sequence ATGTTTTTGGATGATTTGCTGCCGCAACTGACCGATTTTTTATCGGAGAGACTCGACGAGACTGGTGCGGACGCCTTTGTAGTGGGTATCAGCGGTGGGCTTGACAGCGCCGTGGTTTCTGCGCTTTGTGCACTTACTGAGATCCCCACTTACGGACTTATCCTGCCTAGTGCGGGTTCAAATTTAGAAAATATGGCAGACGGCATCTTTCACTGCGAATCCTTTAATATCCCCTACGAAATCCAAGAGATCGCGTCATTTGTAGAAAATTTTACCGCTTTAAATCCCGGTGCAAACCCGCTTCGCATCGGAAATTTCGCCGCGCGAATACGCATGAGCTTGCTTTATGATTACAGCGCGCAAAAACGCGGAGTAGTCGTAGGCACGAGCAATCTTAGCGAGAGGATGCTAGGCTACGGTACGATCTACGGCGATCTAGCCTGCGCGTTTAATCCGATCGGCGAAATTTTAAAAACCGATCTGTTTAAATTTGCAAAAATTTTATGCATAGACGATGCGATCATAAAAAAAGCTCCCAGCGCCGATTTATGGGAAAATCAAAGCGACGAACGTGAGCTTGGATACAGCTACGAGATTTTAGATAGCGTGCTAAGAGATATTTTTTCGCGGCCTAATCTAAGGGCCAAATTTCGCTCGGGCGAGCAGATCTGCGCGGACGATCTGAAATATCTGAAAAACTCGCGCCACAATCAAGAGCTGGTGAAATTTATCGTCCGTAGAATTCTTAAAAATAATTTTAAGCTTCGCGCGCCCGCGGTCGCCCGCATAGAGCCCGCGCACTAA
- a CDS encoding MBL fold metallo-hydrolase, translated as MQILKKAFGEYATNCYILKGEQGDLVIDPGEGSFDWVMQNTGKIAAVLNTHGHFDHVYDDAKLQRTGAKIYIHEEDAFMLRADPFETMPEPIEADVLVKGQEQSLEIAGFNVKFSLFAGHTPGSCMIEVDGVIFSGDVIFKGSIGRWDFPFSSGAQMRESLHKILQIKGDFALYPGHGANTSLAAERQNLKYFLQFFER; from the coding sequence ATGCAAATTTTAAAAAAAGCTTTCGGTGAATACGCGACGAACTGCTACATTCTAAAGGGCGAGCAGGGCGATCTTGTGATCGATCCTGGCGAGGGCAGCTTTGATTGGGTGATGCAAAATACGGGAAAGATCGCGGCGGTTTTGAATACGCACGGGCATTTCGATCATGTTTATGATGACGCGAAGCTGCAAAGGACGGGCGCTAAAATTTATATCCACGAGGAAGACGCCTTTATGCTGCGGGCGGATCCTTTTGAGACGATGCCCGAGCCCATAGAAGCTGATGTGCTCGTAAAAGGGCAGGAGCAAAGCCTTGAAATAGCGGGCTTTAACGTTAAATTTAGCCTTTTTGCCGGACATACGCCGGGCAGCTGTATGATTGAAGTGGACGGCGTGATTTTTAGCGGCGACGTAATATTCAAAGGCTCTATCGGCAGGTGGGATTTTCCCTTTTCAAGCGGCGCACAGATGAGAGAGTCTTTGCATAAAATTTTGCAGATAAAGGGCGATTTTGCGCTATATCCGGGGCACGGAGCAAATACTAGCCTAGCGGCCGAGAGGCAAAATTTAAAATATTTTTTGCAATTTTTTGAGCGCTGA
- the cmoB gene encoding tRNA 5-methoxyuridine(34)/uridine 5-oxyacetic acid(34) synthase CmoB, which yields MDLQKIRDENFKKLQSGQNREILSAIEALKTGECDCECGDVVRASFNASAEQRDEILRIARALKPWRKGPFALNDLFIDAEWRSFMKFNLLRPFLNLSGKTVADVGCNNGYYMFRMGELAPARLVGFDPGALFYLQFRFLEKFLRSGAKFELLGVEHLPFYEHKFDTIFCLGVIYHRSDPVKMLKDLRASLNAGGEVFLDTMYIEGAGDFALCPKNSYSKISNIYFVPTVGALQNWCERAKFRDFEILAQKPTDASEQRKTEWIDGQSLENFLDPLDGSHTIEGYPAPRRIYVRLRA from the coding sequence ATGGATCTGCAAAAAATCAGAGACGAGAACTTTAAAAAGCTGCAAAGCGGGCAAAACCGCGAAATTTTAAGCGCGATCGAGGCGTTGAAAACAGGCGAATGCGACTGCGAGTGCGGCGACGTCGTGCGTGCAAGCTTTAACGCTAGCGCGGAGCAGAGAGATGAAATTTTGCGTATCGCGCGAGCGCTAAAGCCGTGGCGCAAGGGGCCTTTCGCGCTGAATGATCTTTTCATCGACGCCGAGTGGCGAAGCTTCATGAAATTTAACCTGCTGCGGCCGTTTTTAAATCTGAGCGGCAAAACCGTCGCCGACGTGGGCTGCAACAACGGCTACTATATGTTTCGTATGGGCGAGCTTGCTCCTGCGCGGCTCGTGGGGTTCGATCCCGGCGCGCTATTTTATCTGCAGTTTCGCTTCCTCGAGAAATTCCTCCGCAGCGGCGCGAAATTCGAGCTTTTGGGCGTGGAGCATCTACCGTTTTACGAGCACAAATTCGACACGATCTTCTGCCTCGGCGTCATCTACCATCGCAGCGACCCCGTAAAGATGCTAAAAGATCTGCGCGCTTCGCTAAATGCGGGCGGCGAGGTGTTTTTAGACACGATGTATATCGAAGGAGCGGGCGATTTCGCACTGTGCCCGAAAAACAGCTACTCAAAAATTTCAAATATCTACTTCGTCCCGACCGTCGGCGCGCTTCAGAATTGGTGCGAGCGGGCGAAATTTAGAGATTTTGAAATTTTGGCTCAAAAGCCCACGGATGCTAGCGAGCAGCGCAAAACGGAGTGGATCGACGGGCAGAGCTTGGAGAATTTCCTAGATCCGCTCGACGGCTCGCACACGATCGAGGGCTATCCCGCCCCGAGGCGTATCTACGTGCGGCTTCGGGCGTGA
- a CDS encoding transglutaminase-like domain-containing protein, with translation MQEAKTRKFSLRFNHEISSSGAEVRLWLPLVLQEPYQRLLGEYHARSNAQESAICGDHISTYYARFAPDKEARAGVGKYGEQGVVGEEDDYFELSFDIEISERNTDFSKVSFNENERLSPEIEEFLKPSKLIPVEGAAKQKSDEITGSLKGDLEKARAIYEWVAKNMSRDNSVIACGSGDAAAILSSGKLSGKCADINSVFVALCRAAGIPARAIYGIRTGAAQKFSPEMGVMGALSGGALEISGAQHCRAEFYLKGYGWIPVDPADVTKVRLGEGLSEDDSKLARVREYLFGNWEPCWLGFNYAREIVLNPRPAYVPIEIFSHPYCEVGGTPKDPYSPKNFIYEYFSREI, from the coding sequence ATGCAAGAAGCAAAAACGAGAAAATTTAGTCTCAGGTTTAATCACGAAATTTCAAGTAGTGGCGCAGAGGTGCGGCTTTGGCTGCCGTTAGTGCTGCAAGAGCCCTATCAGAGGTTGCTTGGCGAATATCATGCCCGCTCAAATGCGCAAGAGTCTGCTATCTGCGGAGATCATATAAGCACGTACTACGCGCGCTTCGCACCCGATAAAGAGGCAAGAGCGGGCGTCGGCAAATACGGCGAGCAAGGTGTCGTAGGCGAAGAGGATGATTATTTTGAGCTTAGCTTCGATATTGAAATTTCGGAGCGAAATACCGATTTTAGCAAGGTAAGCTTTAATGAAAATGAGCGCTTGAGCCCCGAGATCGAGGAGTTTTTAAAGCCTTCAAAGCTAATTCCGGTAGAAGGCGCTGCGAAACAAAAATCAGACGAGATCACCGGCTCGCTTAAGGGCGATCTAGAAAAGGCGCGCGCGATCTACGAGTGGGTCGCAAAAAATATGAGCCGCGATAATAGCGTGATCGCATGCGGCAGTGGCGATGCAGCGGCGATTTTAAGCAGCGGCAAGCTAAGTGGCAAATGCGCCGATATTAATAGCGTGTTCGTCGCGCTCTGCAGGGCAGCGGGCATTCCTGCGCGCGCTATTTACGGTATCCGCACGGGCGCGGCACAGAAATTTTCGCCTGAAATGGGCGTCATGGGCGCTCTAAGCGGCGGTGCGCTTGAAATTTCGGGCGCGCAGCATTGCAGAGCGGAATTTTATCTAAAAGGCTATGGCTGGATCCCAGTTGATCCCGCGGACGTTACGAAGGTGCGACTCGGCGAAGGCTTAAGCGAGGATGATTCTAAGCTGGCGCGGGTGCGCGAATATCTTTTCGGCAATTGGGAGCCGTGCTGGCTGGGCTTTAACTACGCTCGAGAAATCGTGCTAAATCCGCGCCCGGCGTACGTTCCGATCGAAATTTTTTCGCATCCGTATTGCGAAGTGGGCGGCACGCCGAAAGATCCGTACTCGCCTAAAAATTTTATCTACGAGTATTTTTCGCGAGAAATTTAA
- a CDS encoding transglutaminase-like domain-containing protein, with the protein MQRRDFLRNTAILGAVMATPSTILGGEKVIGKKRAFGLSLNHEILEKGKQTRLWIPLPLITEYQKVSDIKFDGNFNDPSVDYGEIPTLYAGYVGVAKPTLNIKFSVETFERNTDFSKVKFNPNEKLGPEVAKFLEPSAQIQIDGVVKQKSDEIAGGIKGDLEKARAIYTWVANTMQRDNSVLGCGLGDVKQILSSGKLSGKCTDINSVFVALCRAQGIAAREMFGIRVGTSRFSAQMGAAPKDGVSHISGAQHCRAEFYLKGHGWIPVDPADVTKVRLGEKLSNDDSKLTKIREYLFGNWEMCWIGFNYGRDFTLSPRPAQFPINNFGYPYGEVDGNTLNYYSPKDFSYDYRSKEL; encoded by the coding sequence ATGCAAAGACGCGATTTTTTAAGAAACACTGCGATTTTAGGCGCCGTTATGGCAACTCCGAGTACCATTTTGGGCGGGGAAAAAGTCATTGGCAAAAAGAGAGCTTTCGGGCTATCGCTAAATCACGAAATTTTGGAGAAGGGTAAGCAGACGCGGCTTTGGATACCGCTTCCTCTTATCACGGAGTATCAAAAAGTAAGCGACATAAAATTTGACGGCAATTTTAACGATCCGTCCGTGGACTACGGCGAAATTCCGACGCTCTATGCCGGCTACGTCGGTGTGGCAAAGCCCACGCTAAATATTAAATTTAGCGTCGAGACCTTTGAACGTAACACCGACTTTAGCAAGGTAAAATTTAATCCGAACGAAAAGCTTGGCCCCGAGGTGGCGAAGTTTTTAGAGCCTAGTGCGCAGATTCAAATCGACGGCGTCGTCAAGCAAAAATCAGACGAGATTGCAGGCGGCATAAAGGGCGATTTGGAAAAGGCGCGCGCGATCTATACGTGGGTGGCAAACACTATGCAGCGCGATAATAGCGTGCTAGGTTGCGGGCTAGGGGACGTGAAGCAAATTTTAAGTAGCGGCAAGCTAAGCGGCAAATGCACCGACATAAATAGCGTTTTCGTTGCACTTTGCCGCGCGCAGGGCATCGCCGCAAGAGAGATGTTTGGCATCCGCGTCGGCACGTCGAGATTTAGCGCTCAAATGGGCGCCGCGCCTAAAGACGGCGTCAGCCATATCTCGGGCGCGCAGCACTGCAGGGCGGAATTTTATCTAAAAGGCCACGGCTGGATCCCAGTCGATCCCGCGGATGTCACGAAGGTGCGCCTAGGCGAGAAGCTAAGCAATGACGACAGCAAGCTCACTAAAATCCGCGAGTATCTTTTCGGCAACTGGGAGATGTGCTGGATCGGCTTTAACTACGGCAGAGACTTCACGCTAAGCCCACGCCCAGCGCAGTTTCCGATCAATAATTTCGGCTATCCTTACGGCGAAGTGGACGGCAACACTCTTAATTACTACTCGCCGAAAGATTTCAGCTACGATTACAGATCGAAGGAGTTGTAG
- a CDS encoding aryl sulfotransferase — protein MKTKLENSAQETLAQKRENPGKNRFSTRSLWLIFVAIFSAVAATFCCLPALLFLIFGTSFSIFSGAEAFGNYRAPLSALALFCFALSAFFFFKKPRTCSLQSGRKKWILIYALLGALLAFMLTYPEILGGLYA, from the coding sequence TTGAAAACCAAACTAGAAAATTCCGCGCAAGAAACCTTGGCGCAAAAGCGAGAAAATCCTGGCAAAAATCGCTTCAGCACGCGCAGTTTGTGGCTGATATTTGTCGCGATTTTTAGCGCGGTCGCGGCGACGTTTTGTTGCCTACCTGCGCTTTTATTTTTGATTTTCGGCACGAGCTTTTCCATTTTTTCAGGCGCAGAGGCTTTCGGCAACTACCGCGCGCCGCTTTCTGCGTTAGCGCTTTTTTGCTTCGCGCTTTCTGCATTTTTCTTTTTCAAAAAGCCGCGTACATGCTCACTGCAAAGCGGGCGCAAAAAATGGATTCTGATCTACGCGCTCTTAGGAGCCTTGCTTGCCTTTATGCTTACATATCCTGAAATTTTAGGAGGGCTTTATGCGTAA
- a CDS encoding heavy-metal-associated domain-containing protein yields the protein MRKILFLMLGFTALFGDKEVKIYVEKIHCPLCTTIVRKALLQTPGVISAKVSQQSKTATVAAKDDANETAMLEAIAKTGYEGVIVK from the coding sequence ATGCGTAAAATTTTATTTTTGATGCTTGGATTTACAGCGCTTTTTGGCGACAAAGAGGTTAAAATTTACGTGGAAAAAATCCACTGCCCGCTCTGCACCACGATCGTGCGAAAGGCGCTTTTGCAAACGCCAGGCGTGATAAGTGCGAAGGTCTCGCAGCAGAGCAAAACCGCAACCGTCGCGGCAAAAGATGATGCAAACGAGACCGCGATGCTTGAGGCGATCGCGAAAACGGGCTATGAAGGCGTAATCGTAAAATAA